The genomic DNA AAATACCCAAACAGGTAAAAGCAATTAAAGAAACCGCCATTTCTGAAGTGTTTGCCAAAGAAATAAATCAGTTGAACCCCGAAAGTAAAGTATTGTTAGAAAAAGTTTTATCGTACGTTGAAAAAAAATATAATGCCGTTGCTATTAAAACGGCTAAAAACGTTTTACAGAGTCCTGAATTAAAATAATATTTTGAACAGAAAAATCATTATAGGCACTAGGGGAAGCGATCTTGCTCTGTGGCAAGCTAATTTTACGCTTGATCTTTTTAAGGAAAAAGGTATTGAAGCCGAAATTAAAGTTATTCAAACGCAAGGTGATAAAAGCCAACAATGGAATACTTCATTTGATAAATTGGAAGGAAAAGGATTTTTCACCAAAGAACTTGAAGAAGCTTTATTAAATAAGGAAATCGACGTTGCCGTTCATTCGCATAAGGATTTACCAACCGAAATGCCCTACGGCTTGTTAGTAGCCGGTGTATCTAAAAGAGAAGATCCATCAGATGTGCTTTTAATTCATGAAAGGGCCATCGATAAAAAACAAAAGTGGAATCTTCAAAAAAATTCTAAGGTTGGGACTTCTTCTGCTCGACGTAAATCGCAAATGTTAGCATTCCGTCCGGATGTAAAAGTAAATGATCTGAGAGGAAACGTACCTACCCGAATTGAAAAACTTCGCAAAGGTGAATACGATGCAATTTTAATAGCCGCTGCAGGTTTAGAAAGATTAAAACCGGATTTGGATGATTTTCATGTTGAAACCTTAGACCCCACCGAGTTTGTCCCTGCTCCAGCTCAAGGCGTTTTAGCCTGGCAAACCCGTGAAGATGATGATGACATTTTAAGTCTTATTGATCAAATCAGTGATTTTGACGTGATGGTAAAAATTAATATTGAACGTCGCATTTTAAATTTATTTGACGGAGGTTGCCAACTTCCCTTAGGCGCCTATTGTGATACAGAAGAAACAGACGATGGTCGCTTACGATTTAAAGTATGGACCAGCATGGCCCAAGCCTGGGATAAACAACCCAAACAATTGTATTTTAATACCACTAATACGGATGGGTTTGCTGATGAAATAGTAGAAAAAATTCAAAACTTAAAGCCTAGAAAAGTTTTTATTTCCCGCAACTCCAACGAATCGGAGTACTTACATCGTGCGCTTACTAATTTAGGATTTACCGTTGAAGGAAAAAGTTTAATTGAATTTAAAGAAATTAAAATAAAAGAACTCCCGAAAACGGATTGGGTATTTTTTAGCAGTAAACACGCGGTACGCTACTTCTTAAATCAAAAACCTAAACTTGAAAATGTAAAATTTGGTTGTGTAGGAACTTCTACCAGCGCTGAACTTCGTCAGTTTGGGTTACGGGCTGATTTTATTGGCCAAAGTACAGATGTGAAATTGGTTGGAAAGCAGTTTGCCGCAAAAGTAGGAAGCGGAAAAGTTTTATTTCCTATTGCAAAAGATAGTTTACAAAGCATACAATGGCAAATGGCTAAAAAAGATAATGTAATCAATTTAAATGTTTATGCTACTCTTAAACACAGCCTGGAGATAAATCCGGAAAACGAAATTTTGGTTTTTACTAGCCCCAGTAACGTTGAGGCTTTTCTAGAAAAAAATAAAATTCAAGCTCATCAAAAAGTAGTAGCGATGGGTGATGCAACAGAAAATGCACTTCGAAAAAAGAAAATAAAAACTCATTTAAAACCAACTTCATTTAATGACTTAGGTTTATTTCAAGCTATTTTATCCTTATCTTAATTTATGCAACCTATCAGACCCAGAAGAAACAGGAAAAACGAAACCATACGAAACATGATTCAGGAAAATAATGTTTCAGTAAACAATTTAATATTTCCATTGTTTGTTTGCGAAGGAAAAAGTACAAAAAGCGAAATTAAATCAATGCCCGGTATTTATCGGTATAGTACTGATTTGTTATTGAAAGAAATTGAATCTTGCCTAAAATTAGGCTTAAATTCATTTTGCATTTTTCCGGCCATCTCTGATAAATTAAAAAACAAAAAAGCATCTGAAGCATTAAATGAAAAAGGTTTATACCCAAACGTTTTACGAAAAATAAAAAGCACTTTCCCCGAATCCGTAATCATGACTGATGTGGCACTGGATCCATACAGCAGCGACGGACACGATGGACTTGTTCGAGACGGAAAAATATTAAATGATGAAACCATAGAGCTGTTAAAAGAAATGGCCCTAATTCAAGCTCAGGCAGGTGCAGATATTATCGGCCCTAGTGATATGATGGATGGTCGGGTTGGCGCCATACGTGATTATCTGGATGAAAATGATTTTACTGACGTATCTATCATGAGTTATACAGCCAAATATGCCAGTGCATTTTATGGTCCATTTAGAGATGCCTTAGAAAGCGCTCCTAAATTCGGGGATAAAAAAACCTACCAAATGAATCCTGCTAACGTAAGAGAAGCCATAACCGAAGCTGATTTAGACACAAATGAAGGAGCCGACTTTTTAATGGTAAAACCCGCATTAAGTTATTTAGATGTGATTAAAACATTGCACGACCAATTTAATTTACCAATTGCTGCTTATAATGTGAGTGGTGAATACGCCATGGTAAAAGCCGCTTCAGCAAAAGGTTGGATTGATGGAAATAAAGTGCGAGATGAAATTTTATTAAGCATCAAAAGAGCCGGAGCCAGCGTTATCCTTTCGTATTTCGCCAAGGAGTTTGCCCAATCCAAAAAATAATAGCACTCCCCATTCCATTCCTGTTTTTCAAAGGATAGGCTTAATTTCTAATGTATTTAGTTAAATTTATGCAATCAATAATGCATGCAAGCCATCATATATTCCTTTGCGGATTCATGGGTAGCGGTAAATCTACACAAGGCAAAAAACTAGCGAGTTTATTGCGCATGCGTTATATTGATTTAGACAAACACATTCAGAAACTTGAAAACAAAACCATAGAATCCATATTTGAAACTTTAGGCGAAAAACATTTTCGCGATTTAGAAACTAAATACTTAAAAGAACTTGTTCAGGAAAAAAATCCTAAAATATTTTCCTTGGGCGGAGGTACTGTTTGCTTTAACAATAATATTGAATTTATAAAAAGTAGTGGAATATTAATTTATATAAATATGACCGCTGCTGCATTAAGCGAACGCTTAAAAAAATCTAAACAAAACAGGCCTCTTTTAAAAAATATACATCCCGATGAAATTAATAACTTCATTGAACAAAAATTAAAAGACCGGCAACTGTATTATACACAAGCTCATCTTACTATTGAAGGCATCAACCTAACCGCAACAGATTTAAATAACGCCATTCTCCAATTTAAAAAACACAATGAAAAGAAATAGTCCATTTTTACTTTTCGTTTTTTTAATGCTCAAGCTAAATACATTTTCTCAGGAATTGATTTATCATGAAAGCCCCATTGGTTTTAATTTTGGCGGAGTTTTTTCAGTTGGTTCACATGTGCAAAGATTAGGCTTAACTTTTAATTTTTTTTATGTGAATGATCGTTTTCAAATGAACTCCGAAGCCCGGTTACAGTTTAATTTAAAAAATCTGGGGCCCTCTGGCTATCATCCCGAATTTGTGTTATCCCAAGGCGTTTTATTTGCCTATGGTGCACCGGCTCCTTATGCTAACCCGTTTTTATCAACCGTTTCCAATCAAACTAAATATCAAAATTCTTTGGGATATGCTTATCATTTATGGTTTACTCCAAAAAAAATAAAAACAACACAGCAAACCGGAATAATTTCAATTCAGTTTAATCAAATTAGTTTTATTACCGAAAATGATATTTTAGCCCGGCCCTTACTCGACCGATTTAGAACAGGTGCTTTTTTAATTCAATATCAACACGACACCACTATTCAGGCCGGAATTAATTGTACGATGTGGACCGGACAGATGGGTAAAACATTAAGGAATGTGGAAGGATTTCCCGGACCCGGATATATGGATACCACCGGAAGTGTACATGGAAATAAATCACATGGCCTGCTGAGTTTGCAAGCCAAGTACCATTTTGTGGTTTCTCAAATCATTCAGGCTAATATTGGTGTAGATGCTGAACAAATTCGCAATGCAGTTCAAAATAGAATCATACATGATGTGTGTTGGCTTCCTAAATCCTGGTTTAAACGTTACAATTGTCATATTCCCATGTTGGATAGTGAGGGAAAACAGTATTTATACAAACCAGAACAAAAAATCAAAAAAGTAAAACCTTATTGGGGATTAAGCACTAATTCGAATTTATTTTATTGATTTTTTCTGAAGCTTTACGTTTTTTTTATGTCGTGTTTTATCTCTCTTACTTTTTTTCTCCAGATTTTTAATCAATGATTTTTCTAAATCAATTCCGGTTTGGTTAGCCAAACAAATTAATACAAATAAAACATCGGCCAGTTCATCGGCCAGTTCCTTTTTTAAATCACTCTTTTTATGACTTTGTTCACCATATTGGCGGGCCATTATCCTTGCAACTTCTCCTACCTCTTCCATTAAAATAGCCATATTGGTTAGTTCAGAAAAATACCTTACACCGTATTTTTTTATCCATTGATCAACAGTTTTTTGCGCTTCGCTAATTTTCATCTTTTAAAATTTAGGAATAAACTGGCTTATCCCATTTTTATCTAATTCTTTTTTAAGTAAAGTATGTAACTCTGAAATAACCATGTTCTTATTATTTGTTTCGCAAAAAGGCCTTACTAAAACAGTCATACTTCCATCAGCAATTTTTCCAATTAACACTACAGGCTCGGGAGATTTTAAAATTTTTTCATAATGCTTTAATACTCCGGTTACTATTTCTACAACTTTTGCCGGATCATTTTCAGGTTGCAAAGTAAGTGTTATATCCGCGCGTAATATTCCTGATCTCGAAACATTGGTAATAATATTATTTGATAATACACCATTAGGTAAAATCACAATCTTTTGATCAAAAGTTGTAACCAATGTATTAAAAATTTGAATCTCCGTAACTGTTCCGGTTATACCTTGAGCCTCTATTTGATCTCCAACCTTAAATGGCTTGAAAATTAAAATTAAAACCCCTCCGGCAAAATTGGCTAGCGAACCCTGCAATGCAAAACCTATGGCTAAGCCGGCTGCGCCTAAAATGGTGACAAAACTCGTAGTGCCAATTCCTAAAATTCCTGCAACTGAAACAATAAGAATAATTTTTAAACCTATACTTACCAAACTTTTTAAGAAAGTTTTTAAACTAATTTCCATGTCTTTTTTAGTCATGGCTTTTTCAGTAATAATGGCAATGCGTTTAATAACCCACAAACCAATAAGTAATACTAAAATAGCTTCAAGCAACACAGGGATAAAATCCTGCACTTTTTGAATAATCATATCCATAAATTCCCCTACTCTATCTTTTTCATTCAATAACTTCTCCTTTACATTGGGAATTATACCTCCTGAATTCTCTTGTATTTTGAATAACCAAAACATGATTTTTTTTTTTTACCTTCACAAAACTAACAAACATGTACAAATACTTTGTATTAATCGCTGTCTTCTTTTCAACTTTTCTTGACGCACAAGATGTTGAGGTAAAAGTAGCCCAAGATAGCCTGCGTTTTAAAAAAATTAAAACCGTAAAATGGGACACTACAAAATATCGCAAGTACAATTACGTTTTTATTGTGGGCGTATTTAATCAATACCGCGATTTTAATAATGAAATAATTCAAGAAATCAATAAAGATTCTTTGCACCTTTCCAATCAAACTTATGTTGCTGAATCGAATGTAACCGGTGGCCTTTCTATCAGTTATGATAAATTTCAGATTAATTTAGGCACTAGAACCAA from Sphingobacteriaceae bacterium includes the following:
- a CDS encoding nucleotide pyrophosphohydrolase, encoding MKISEAQKTVDQWIKKYGVRYFSELTNMAILMEEVGEVARIMARQYGEQSHKKSDLKKELADELADVLFVLICLANQTGIDLEKSLIKNLEKKSKRDKTRHKKNVKLQKKSIK
- a CDS encoding mechanosensitive ion channel, with the translated sequence MFWLFKIQENSGGIIPNVKEKLLNEKDRVGEFMDMIIQKVQDFIPVLLEAILVLLIGLWVIKRIAIITEKAMTKKDMEISLKTFLKSLVSIGLKIILIVSVAGILGIGTTSFVTILGAAGLAIGFALQGSLANFAGGVLILIFKPFKVGDQIEAQGITGTVTEIQIFNTLVTTFDQKIVILPNGVLSNNIITNVSRSGILRADITLTLQPENDPAKVVEIVTGVLKHYEKILKSPEPVVLIGKIADGSMTVLVRPFCETNNKNMVISELHTLLKKELDKNGISQFIPKF
- the hemC gene encoding hydroxymethylbilane synthase, which codes for MNRKIIIGTRGSDLALWQANFTLDLFKEKGIEAEIKVIQTQGDKSQQWNTSFDKLEGKGFFTKELEEALLNKEIDVAVHSHKDLPTEMPYGLLVAGVSKREDPSDVLLIHERAIDKKQKWNLQKNSKVGTSSARRKSQMLAFRPDVKVNDLRGNVPTRIEKLRKGEYDAILIAAAGLERLKPDLDDFHVETLDPTEFVPAPAQGVLAWQTREDDDDILSLIDQISDFDVMVKINIERRILNLFDGGCQLPLGAYCDTEETDDGRLRFKVWTSMAQAWDKQPKQLYFNTTNTDGFADEIVEKIQNLKPRKVFISRNSNESEYLHRALTNLGFTVEGKSLIEFKEIKIKELPKTDWVFFSSKHAVRYFLNQKPKLENVKFGCVGTSTSAELRQFGLRADFIGQSTDVKLVGKQFAAKVGSGKVLFPIAKDSLQSIQWQMAKKDNVINLNVYATLKHSLEINPENEILVFTSPSNVEAFLEKNKIQAHQKVVAMGDATENALRKKKIKTHLKPTSFNDLGLFQAILSLS
- the hemB gene encoding porphobilinogen synthase, encoding MQPIRPRRNRKNETIRNMIQENNVSVNNLIFPLFVCEGKSTKSEIKSMPGIYRYSTDLLLKEIESCLKLGLNSFCIFPAISDKLKNKKASEALNEKGLYPNVLRKIKSTFPESVIMTDVALDPYSSDGHDGLVRDGKILNDETIELLKEMALIQAQAGADIIGPSDMMDGRVGAIRDYLDENDFTDVSIMSYTAKYASAFYGPFRDALESAPKFGDKKTYQMNPANVREAITEADLDTNEGADFLMVKPALSYLDVIKTLHDQFNLPIAAYNVSGEYAMVKAASAKGWIDGNKVRDEILLSIKRAGASVILSYFAKEFAQSKK
- a CDS encoding shikimate kinase yields the protein MQSIMHASHHIFLCGFMGSGKSTQGKKLASLLRMRYIDLDKHIQKLENKTIESIFETLGEKHFRDLETKYLKELVQEKNPKIFSLGGGTVCFNNNIEFIKSSGILIYINMTAAALSERLKKSKQNRPLLKNIHPDEINNFIEQKLKDRQLYYTQAHLTIEGINLTATDLNNAILQFKKHNEKK